A region of Anopheles merus strain MAF chromosome 2R, AmerM5.1, whole genome shotgun sequence DNA encodes the following proteins:
- the LOC121590128 gene encoding zwei Ig domain protein zig-8 yields MKLPANGVAAIYLLLHCVSGSVLKSSALQSSSPFMSLPRNFWQEISVPYTDLPSDDDEQEDESAESTTHDPYPFFDDANMTANVTTQLGADVYLHCRVNDLRERTVSWVRRKGDEIHLITVGRQTYSSDSRYSLQYQPPNDWQLLIQYSNERDEGHYECQISSYPPLVYLVYLLVVVPRVEIIDERGQATLDKFYKPGSTIELKCIISRVPQPTSYVTWKHGMRMLNYDTSRGGISVKTDLLPGGAMSRLYIANANRHDTGNYTCALADIAQATVSVHVLNGENPAAMQHGSGPQWQPLAGLIMFVQLLLLCLSTVR; encoded by the exons ATGAAGCTGCCGGCCAATGGAGTAGCGGCAATCTACCTTTTGCTGCACTGCGTGTCAGGATCGGTGCtga AATCTTCCGCCCTCCAGTCGAGCAGTCCGTTTATGAGTTTGCCGCGCAACTTTTGGCAGGAAATCTCCGTACCGTACACCGATCTGCCGAGCGATGACGACGAGCAGGAGGACGAGTCGGCCGAAAGTACCACGCACGATCCGTACCCGTTCTTCGACGACGCCAATATGACCGCGAACGTCACCACCCAGCTCGGGGCGGATGTGTATCTGCACTGCCGGGTGAACGATTTGCGCGAGCGAACGGTAAGCTGGGTGCGGCGGAAGGGTGACGAGATACATCTGATCACCGTCGGCCGGCAGACGTACAGTAGCGACTCGCGCTACTCGCTCCAGTACCAACCACCGAACGATTGGCAGCTGCTGATACAGTACTCGAACGAGCGGGACGAGGGCCACTACGAGTGCCAGATCTCGTCCTATCCGCCGCTCGTCTACCTGGTGTACTTGCTCGTAGTCG TGCCACGGGTGGAGATCATAGACGAGCGGGGCCAGGCCACGCTGGACAAGTTCTACAAACCGGGCAGCACGATCGAGCTGAAGTGCATCATCAGCCGGGTGCCGCAACCGACGAGCTACGTCACGTGGAAGCACGGCATGCGAATGCTCAACTACGACACCAGCCGAGGTGGCATCAG CGTCAAGACCGACCTGCTACCCGGTGGTGCGATGAGCCGGCTCTACATTGCCAACGCCAATCGGCACGATACGGGCAACTACACATGTGCGCTGGCCGACATTGCTCAGGCCACGGTATCGGTACACGTGCTCAACG GTGAAAATCCTGCCGCAATGCAGCATGGCAGCGGCCCCCAGTGGCAACCGTTGGCCGGTCTCATCATGTTCGTccagctgctgttgctctGCCTCAGCACTGTCCGGTGA
- the LOC121590125 gene encoding protein sprint: MESETDDNCYERKDIPVDSFGGDFYHSRDVTTRQLNRNLLTHGGSDLSPAAAAAALGRPISLPAKLPNPDGGAAGNGRDQLDGGANGVDCSTLIRRYAEVTKFKQETTSGSGNSGNRLSKGPPESSLALAKKRLSALHTSVQQHEVETMDDDMMPLLSSNRELSQEELYESHTSLVSSSEGGIMAEGEETSSDESQESNSSANHTAIVMSLLERLLRSHPVWFLPGIQRSGAIHLLQGKEEGTFIVRGSSQSKTMAVSVRLPANAGPYIEHYLIQSNNGQLSLESSRFKFDSIPALIAHYTQCCDELPVQLCLPVALREAKNRQQLSSLALLGQEFWRYPMASSPKPKSITGPAPPGTTPSATSSHMNTPSEATHSSGLGISVLNHTPVGHAASVGTGGTSLGTGGMVNAFGETPTDTFSTLSSFTVSNGQTLLSPESIDSAIMMSPMDPHQHQTGIIGKTSTFKARKQQIVSPTAAQHEVEKQIELFNANILGHSSGAGQSNGEATGGEMTSSTSSSMESRPDDALNATGTLERKPRAPRPTPPNTLNIKPIRSPPAPPARRIKLQIAEHSPTVERTTFTFQKDTDFTPTTGFPTRDTAFQRREPAVLPASISTIAGSQVSNTVWYCDSDHVADNGVEKQATTQSNDQQQEHDHPSFSVPTSTRVSRRNKRKESKHYQESDILESPSVYCRSTLVDKISDYEDIWSQDATKSDRRSLLGQRHGIFGHEDLTLKGLVSPSIESMSYRQGKLTSYRGPAAHGAHTYSVDNLAVGMGGLDSASDRASTPTDRPARPPVALKTFSPIPKDDGRFGRSVLTDVRQRSCMNISHTTPVGTPVTLEDALGGMAQEQKQTSPFYADPADILSTIIRRSPLNRLASSNSSQRHSEPPKQLFGNDDALPSAGHPWGNGNGYNVNNNFAASLDELALEKNDSMLSGVRMHALSIAGGSSGQGTNDYDSDIRWKTPTASLKTIEPAAKSLQKSTDSLMGMGRPVTIHQIIAKKLPALKLSERLLEGLLANDSGIGANGESGFGTLGHRGQRKSAYDNVEKQANAYASSAINSAHSDDGTVFSEPWDSSQWDSFLPNERKWCLVSVRGSAILAVTVTVFAESSMEAPGNSSYDHCGSTAKDTRYRKDGQQHQLPQSQQKVATILRSRSCRDREILCHPRNRSSHSGPGESIATYAFYLANKPDSTFSRNISNFIACTKESKAAPHPQVVMRNMRQFMSGMKNYLVKHGEGDFASEVQKARAQLKPDEFLNLDSILEEVMHRLVILPLREHLYSLFVDYYSQSGDIQLIVEKVRSTAGRGPLAFGIKGNVIPPSPTAMRQIATLFVRLQEAELPLAKLDLLLAAVSTIFEATTCCNGQQLSADDFLPVLVMVVAHCGFIGAEIEAEYMWGLLQPSLLSGEAGYYLTALCSAVHVLKNFSLSEQEGTSTLDWDSSTMPNCSSVLRVIIPDEYNGSIQTRTLPIRPHTTTKEVCRIIAHKARITNAQDYGLFKLIDGEETLLHDTECPQDVRMTAKGKHFMIAYKRIDAKIAWPTVMPNNAASNNNTMTASATNNAANNAINTTTTTTTTTTTITASDNHLKV, from the exons ATGGAATCGGAAACGGACGACAACTGCTACGAGCGGAAGGACATCCCGGTGGACAGCTTTGGCGGGGATTTCTACCACAGCCGAGACGTCACCACCCGCCAGCTGAACCGGAATCTCCTGACGCACGGTGGCTCCGATCTGtcaccggcggcggcggcagcggccctTGGACGCCCGATTTCACTGCCCGCGAAGCTGCCCAATCCCGACGGCGGTGCAGCGGGCAACGGACGCGATCAGCTCGACGGTGGGGCGAACGGGGTCGACTGCTCGACGCTGATCCGACGGTACGCCGAGGTGACCAAGTTCAAGCAGGAAACCACATCCGGCAGCGGGAACAGCGGAAATCGGCTTTCGAAAGG ACCTCCAGAATCCTCGCTAGCATTGGCAAAGAAACGGCTCAGCGCTTTGCACACGAGCGTACAGCAGCATGAGGTGGAAACGATGGACGACGATATGATGCCGCTGCTGTCGAGCAATCGCGAACTCTCGCAGGAGGAGCTGTACGAG TCCCACACATCGCTGGTATCGAGCTCGGAGGGTGGCATTATGGCGGAGGGCGAGGAAACTTCCAGCGACGAGTCGCAGGAATCGAACAGTTCGGCCAATCACACGGCGATCGTCATGAGCCTGCTGGAGCGGTTGCTTCGCTCGCACCCCGTCTGGTTCCTGCCGGGCATTCAACGGTCCGGCGCAATCCATCTGCTCCAGGGGAAGGAGGAAGGG aCCTTCATCGTGCGCGGTTCTAGTCAGTCGAAAACGATGGCCGTTTCGGTGCGTTTGCCGGCGAACGCAGGACCGTACATCGAACACTATCTGATCCAGTCGAACAATGGGCAGCTGAGCCTGGAAAGCTCCCGCTTCAAGTTCGACTCCATACCCGCCCTGATTGCGCACTACACGCAGTGCTGTGACGAGCTGCCCGTACAGCTCTGCCTTCCGGTTGCGCTGCGGGAGGCGAAAAACCGCCAGCAGCTGTCGTCGCTGGCCCTGCTGGGTCAGGAGTTTTGGCGCTACCCGATGGCCAGCTCCCCGAAACCGAAATCAATCACCGGGCCGGCCCCACCCGGCACAACACCGTCCGCCACCTCTAGTCACATGAACACCCCGTCCGAGGCGACACACTCGAGCGGGCTCGGCATATCCGTACTTAATCACACCCCGGTCGGACATGCGGCGTCGGTCGGCACCGGTGGCACCTCGCTCGGCACCGGCGGCATGGTGAATGCGTTCGGCGAAACGCCCACCGACACATTCTCGACGCTGAGCAGCTTCACGGTGAGCAACGGCCAGACGCTGCTCAGCCCGGAATCGATCGACAGTGCCATCATGATGTCGCCGATGGACCCGCACCAGCACCAGACCGGCATCATCGGGAAGACGAGCACGTTCAAGGCACGCAAGCAGCAAATCGTTTCGCCCACGGCGGCACAGCACGAGGTGGAAAAGCAGATCGAGCTGTTCAACGCTAACATACTGGGGCACAGTAGCGGTGCCGGTCAGTCGAACGGTGAAGCCACGGGCGGTGAGATGACCAGCTCAACCTCCTCATCCATGGAGAGCCGGCCGGATGATGCGCTCAACGCTACCGGCACGCTGGAAAGGAAACCGCGGGCACCAAGGCCCACGCCACCGAACACGCTCAACATTAAGCCGATCAG GAGTCCACCGGCACCACCAGCGAGACGTATTAAGCTGCAAATAGCAGAGCACAGTCCGACGGTCGAGAGAACTACCTTTACGTTCCAAAAAGATACCGACTTTACACCGACGACGGGATTCCCTACCAGAGACACAGCATTCCAGCGCAGAGAGCCAGCAGTGTTGCCGGCCAGCATTTCCACCATTGCG GGTTCGCAGGTTAGCAACACTGTGTGGTATTGTGACAGCGACCATGTAGCCGACAATGGTGTGGAAAAGCAGGCCACGACACAGTCCAACGATCAACAGCAGGAGCACGACCATCCTAGCTTCAGCGTACCGACGAGCACTCGCGTCAGCCGCCGCAACAAACGAAAAGAGTCAAAGCATTATCAG GAATCGGACATTTTGGAATCACCTTCCGTTTACTGCAGAAGTACGCTGGTGGATAAAATAAGTGACTATGAGGACATTTGGTCGCAGGACGCTACCAAAAGCGATCGCCGGTCACTTCTGGGCCAGCGCCATGGGATATTTGGGCACGAGGATTTAA CTCTCAAAGGACTCGTTTCTCCATCAATAGAGTCGATGAGTTACAGACAGGGCAAGCTCACCTCTTACCGTGGCCCGGCCGCACACGGTGCGCACACGTACTCCGTGGACAATCTTGCCGTGGGCATGGGCGGACTCGATTCGGCAAGCGATCGGGCCAGCACCCCGACCGATCGGCCCGCCCGTCCACCGGTTGCGCTGAAAACGTTTTCCCCAATACCGAAGGATGACGGCCggttcggtcggtcggtgctGACCGATGTGCGGCAACGTTCGTGCATGAACATTTCTCACACCACGCCCGTGGGCACACCGGTAACGCTGGAGGATGCGTTGGGTGGTATGGCCCAGGAGCAAAAGCAAACCAGCCCGTTCTATGCCGATCCAGCCGACATTCTGAGCACCATCATCCGGCGCAGTCCGCTGAATCGTTTGGCTTCGTCCAACAGTAGCCAGCGCCACTCGGAACCACCAAAGCAGCTGTTTGGCAATGACGATGCGCTACCGTCGGCGGGTCATCCTTGGGGTAACGGGAACGGATACAATGTGAAT AACAACTTTGCCGCCTCTCTGGACGAGCTGGCGCTGGAGAAGAACGACTCAATGCTGTCGGGCGTGCGCATGCATGCGCTGAGCATCGCGGGCGGTAGTAGCGGACAAGGGACGAACGATTACGATTCCGACATCCGGTGGAAAACACCCACCGCATCGCTGAAAACCATTGAGCCGGCCGCGAAATCGCTGCAAAAAAGTACCGACAGTCTTATGGGCATGGGCCGACCGGTCACGATACACCAGATAATCGCCAAGAAGCTTCCTGCCTTGAAGCTATCGGAAAGATTGCTGGAAGGTTTGCTGGCGAACGATAGCGGCATCGGTGCGAATGGTGAGTCAGGGTTCGGCACACTAGGACACAGAGGGCAACGGAAGTCGGCGTACGATAATGTCGAGAAGCAGGCTAATG cCTATGCGTCATCTGCAATCAATAGTGCGCACTCGGACGATGGGACCGTCTTTTCGGAACCGTGGGACAGCTCCCAGTGGGACTCTTTCCTTCCCAACGAACGTAAGTGGTGTTTGGTTTCGGTGCGTGGCAGTGCGATCCTAGCTGTAACTGTTACTGTGTTCGCAGAATCTTCGATGGAAGCACCGGGCAATAGTAGCTACGACCACTGCGGCTCGACGGCCAAAGACACTCGCTACCGAAAGGacgggcagcagcaccagttaCCACAGTCGCAGCAAAAAGTAGCTACAATATTGCGATCGCGTAGCTGCCGAGATCGGGAAATTTTAT GTCATCCACGCAACAGATCGTCCCACAGTGGTCCGGGCGAATCGATTGCCACGTACGCCTTCTACCTAGCGAACAAGCCGGACTCAACGTTCTCGCGCAACATAAGCAACTTTATCGCCTGCACCAAGGAATCGAAAGCGGCCCCCCATCCGCAGGTGGTGATGCGCAACATGCGCCAGTTCATGTCCGGCATGAAGAACTACCTGGTGAAGCACGGCGAGGGCGACTTCGCGAGCGAGGTGCAGAAAGCGCGGGCTCAGCTAAAGCCGGACGAGTTCCTTAACCTGGACTCGATACTGGAGGAGGTGATGCACCGGCTGGTGATACTGCCGCTGCGCGAGCATCTGTACAGTTTGTTCGTGGATTACTACAGCCAGTCGGGCGATATACAGCTGATTGTGGAGAAGGTGCGCTCTACGGCGGGCCGCGGTCCGCTTGCTTTCGGGATCAAG GGCAATGTGATACCGCCGAGTCCGACAGCGATGCGACAAATTGCCACGCTCTTTGTGCGTCTGCAGGAGGCGGAGCTGCCCCTGGCCAAGCTGGACCTGCTGCTTGCCGCAGTGTCGACCATCTTCGAAGCGACGACGTGCTGCAACGGGCAGCAGCTGAGCGCGGACGACTTTCTGCCGGTGCTGGTGATGGTCGTGGCACACTGTGGCTTCATCGGTGCTGAAATTGAGGCCGAGTACATGTGGGGCCTGCTGCAGCCGTCGCTGCTGAGCGGCGAGGCTGGCTACTACTTAACGGCCCTGTGCAGTGCGGTCCACGTGCTTAAGAACTTTAGCCTCAGCGAGCAGGAAGGAACATCGACATTAGAT TGGGATTCCTCTACGATGCCAAACTGCTCCTCGGTGCTACGCGTGATCATTCCGGATGAGTACAACGGTTCCATCCAGACGCGCACGCTACCAATCAGACCGCATACCACGACGAAGGAAGTCTGTCGGATAATTGCTCACAAGGCGAGAATAACGAATGCCCAAGATTATGGACTATTTAAGCTGATCGACGGTGAAG AAACTCTTCTACATGACACCGAATGTCCGCAGGATGTACGGATGACGGCGAAAGGGAAACACTTTATGATAGCATACAAACGGATCGACGCCAAGATAGCGTGGCCTACCGTGATGCCAAATAATGCTgctagcaacaacaacactatgACCGCTAGCGCTACTAATAACGCTGCTAACAATGCTATCAAtactaccactaccactactactactactactactattactgcGAGTGATAATCATCTAAAAGTATAA